CCGGGCCACTTTGCACAACATCAAGCAAAACCTGTTTGGAGCTTTTATTTATAACACTCTGGGTATTCCCATCGCCGCCGGTGTCCTCTACCCGATTACGGGTATGTTACTGAGCCCCATTGTTGCCGGTGGTGCTATGGCGCTTTCCTCCCTGACGGTGGTCAGTAATGCCAACCGCCTGCGCTTCTTTAAACCATCGGAGGCTCGCTAAATGGCTGAAGTTCTCGTAAATATCGTCGGTGTGCTGATGATTCTGGCTGTTATCTGGTGGTTTTGGTTGGGGCCAAAAAGAAGTGCCAGTAAGGCGACGCCGAGCACGGATAATTTACAGATTCTGGTTAAGGATGGAGTTTACGAACCGGATCTTATCCGCCTGCCCGCCGGTCGCACAGCGACTTTGCATTTTCACCGGGAGGACCCAAGTCCCTGCTCCGAGTGGGTATTGTTTCCAGACTTGGAAGTCAGCGCTCAGCTTGCCCTGAACCAGGATACCTTGGTGGAAATACCAAAAGCCGAGCCGGGTGAATACCCGTTCAACTGCCAGATGCAAATGTATCGGGGCACATTGATACTGGAGTAACAGTAAATGTGATTCTCTATGGGGGTGTAATAATTCCCCGGGCCAAGACGACATAGATTTAACCAATACCCCAGAGCCGCCTTTCACCTGTATGGAGAGGGGGGCTCTGGTCAGGCTGGTGACTAAGCTCTAATTTGTTAAGAGGTCGTCAACAAATGTCATTCCTTCTTCGAAAACTTCCCTTCGCCCTGGTGGCCATCGCCTTTGCGCTTATTGCGGTGGCGCTTTTTTCCGGCCAATGGGGTGGTATCAAGCGCGTATTTGAATTCTACGGTGTCACTAATGAGGAGGTGCTTTCCTTTATACGTATACTGACTGCCATTATTTTTTCAGTCGCCGCTATTTTGGGGGCACTCGCCCTTCGCTTTGAGCGGGTTGTTAAGCCCCTGGCAATCCTTCTGATTTTAATATCGCTAGTGCCCCTACTGAGTCTTCTTGGCCGCGGCCATTGGATCGACTCCCTGGGCGGCTTTCCTGCAATTGGCTCAGGACAGGGGATAATTAAGTACTTTGCCCTGTTAACCTTGGGTATTACCTGGTTGTATCGGGATTCGTTGAGTCCACTAAAGTTGATATGGCTCAATTATTTCCCTGTCGGCTTGGTATTACTCTGGATTGGTGGGATGAAATTCACAGCGCTTGAGGCTGAGGGGATTGAAGGTCTGGTAAGCACTTCGCCACTGATGTCGTGGTTATACAGTGTATTTAGCGTGCAGGTGGCCTCAAATCTTATCGGCATATATGACTTGATTGCGCTGGCTATCCTCGCCTTGGGTATTTATATCCGGCAGCTGTTTTGGCCGGGACTATTGCTTTGTGCCGCAGTATTTATAACAACCCAGACCTTCCTCTACTCCTATCCAGGCAGTTGGGTCGCTCCCTGGCAACTTAGCTCCAGCGGTATTTTTATTATTAAAGATCTGTGGTTTATCGCAAACCTGATATTAATCTTGGGCTTTAGAAACTCCATGATTAAATCTTAAAACTGATGGGGTCAAAGAGTTGTTCTGAGGCCCCCAGAATGCCAGCTTTGATACATTGGGGATACTATTTGTAAGTTATGGAAAGGTAGAATTTTCTGTGGGCTCTGGGAGATCTGGCCGGTATGAATTCAGTGAGGTGAAAGCTTAAAAAATAACTCATATCTTTAATTGTTATTACAAAGCCCTCTGCTTACTTTGCTATAGAAGATGTGTTGGCCGTTGTTTTCCAGATTTTTCTATTTCTATTTTATCTTGGATACACTGAGTTTTTGCCGATAAGCGATAGGTGGTGTTGGTTAAAATTTCATATTGAGTTTCGGGAGGATTTAAGTGTGAAATTCATAGTTCTTCCATATTTCGTTTTTATATTTTCATAAACGTTATTTTCGGGTTTGTACCTGATTACTTTTGCTGGAATAAAGTTCCATCAAAGGTGCTGCATATTGATATTGTGTTGTAGTAAAGTTCCGATAATGTGGTCTTTCTTTGTTTTAGATTGTCATTTTTATATTTTGCAAGAAGTTGTTTTGTCATTATTTGTATTTTTATTTTTGTGTGTATATGGAACTTT
This DNA window, taken from Microbulbifer sp. VAAF005, encodes the following:
- a CDS encoding DUF417 family protein: MSFLLRKLPFALVAIAFALIAVALFSGQWGGIKRVFEFYGVTNEEVLSFIRILTAIIFSVAAILGALALRFERVVKPLAILLILISLVPLLSLLGRGHWIDSLGGFPAIGSGQGIIKYFALLTLGITWLYRDSLSPLKLIWLNYFPVGLVLLWIGGMKFTALEAEGIEGLVSTSPLMSWLYSVFSVQVASNLIGIYDLIALAILALGIYIRQLFWPGLLLCAAVFITTQTFLYSYPGSWVAPWQLSSSGIFIIKDLWFIANLILILGFRNSMIKS
- a CDS encoding cupredoxin domain-containing protein, with protein sequence MAEVLVNIVGVLMILAVIWWFWLGPKRSASKATPSTDNLQILVKDGVYEPDLIRLPAGRTATLHFHREDPSPCSEWVLFPDLEVSAQLALNQDTLVEIPKAEPGEYPFNCQMQMYRGTLILE